One window of Streptococcus troglodytae genomic DNA carries:
- the cas3 gene encoding CRISPR-associated helicase Cas3' — protein MDKKVLRYNFWAKKREEKGQFLWLPLMQHLEDTKNVASLLWEHWLGEGQKALIISSLKTGKKDEKTAKQLAQFLAAVHDIGKATPVFQSKKGYANSKDLDLELLEKLERAGFEGISSMVFANPEKSPHALAGQYILHHHDVKEDIATIVGGHHGKPVDNKDTYKDQRSQESNYYQSGKSGSAIYQKWKQAQKEILNWALAVSGFKSVDELPTIKQSAQVILSGLLIMADWIASNENYFPLISIDEHEVENKADRLSGFEKWKRSSLWVSRNTWNFEGLYQARFDFEPRDVQAVLSKTIADAEQPGIFILEAPMGIGKTEAALVAAEQLAEKTGRNGIFFGLPTQATSNGIFPRIESWLESIKEDLDDNISIQLVHGKAALNADFSELPKGSSINIDDFENGSVIVNEWFSGRKTAVLDDFVVGTVDQFLMLALKQKHLALRHLGFSKKVVVIDEVHAYDAYMNQYLLEALRWMGAYGVPVIILSATLPAERREKLLKNYMLGMGKRFNEKEKEQLSKQLNTEAYPLITYNNGLDICQVTEFKKGENKKILLSRLEEEDLLDTVKELVSDGGVAGIIVNTVNRAQKIAKVFADSLGEDMVEILHSGFIATERVRKEQELLQMIGKDADRPYRKIIIGTQVIEQSLDIDFDVMVSDLAPMDLLIQRMGRLHRHDDTERPQKHIFPKFYVLGTNDDLEFEEGSSFVYGDYLLARTQYYLPDSINLPEDISILVQKVYNEKLEIDYPTKLLDEKYHNAKSEHETKIGNKEIKARDYRIADPVLSETRSRKENLIGWLENNHPDDSDERAYAQVRDIEDTVEVLALKKVGDGYALFGEGEDLSESITDFNIAKKVAQNTLRLPMVLTKSYNIDNTIKELEMYNRMNLNNWQDSSWLKGALGIIFDENNEFLIGGTKLVYDEKYGVRMEEIENHEQI, from the coding sequence ATGGATAAGAAAGTACTAAGATATAATTTTTGGGCGAAAAAGCGGGAAGAAAAAGGACAATTTCTTTGGCTTCCGCTCATGCAGCATTTGGAGGATACAAAAAATGTAGCTAGTCTACTGTGGGAACATTGGCTGGGAGAAGGGCAAAAGGCTCTAATTATCTCCTCCTTAAAGACGGGTAAGAAAGATGAGAAAACAGCCAAACAATTAGCCCAGTTTTTGGCTGCCGTCCATGATATTGGTAAGGCTACTCCAGTTTTCCAAAGTAAGAAAGGGTATGCAAATTCTAAGGATTTGGATCTGGAATTGTTGGAAAAATTGGAACGGGCTGGTTTTGAAGGGATTTCTTCGATGGTATTTGCTAATCCTGAGAAATCACCTCATGCCCTAGCTGGACAATACATTCTTCATCACCATGATGTCAAAGAAGATATTGCCACAATCGTCGGAGGGCATCATGGTAAGCCCGTTGATAATAAGGATACATATAAAGATCAGCGGTCACAGGAGTCAAATTATTATCAGTCAGGAAAATCTGGAAGTGCCATTTATCAAAAATGGAAGCAAGCACAAAAAGAGATTTTAAATTGGGCACTAGCAGTTAGCGGATTTAAATCTGTGGACGAGCTTCCGACAATTAAACAGTCTGCCCAAGTGATTTTATCTGGCCTGCTCATTATGGCTGACTGGATTGCCAGCAATGAAAACTACTTCCCTTTGATTTCCATAGATGAGCATGAGGTGGAAAATAAAGCCGACCGGCTGTCGGGCTTTGAAAAATGGAAACGCAGCAGTTTGTGGGTATCAAGAAATACCTGGAATTTTGAAGGCCTTTATCAAGCACGTTTCGATTTTGAACCTAGGGATGTTCAAGCTGTACTGTCAAAAACGATTGCTGATGCAGAACAGCCAGGTATCTTTATTTTAGAAGCTCCAATGGGGATAGGAAAAACGGAGGCAGCGCTGGTAGCAGCAGAGCAACTGGCTGAAAAAACAGGTCGAAATGGTATCTTTTTCGGACTGCCAACTCAGGCGACTTCTAATGGCATTTTTCCGAGAATAGAAAGCTGGCTGGAAAGTATAAAAGAGGATTTGGATGACAATATTTCCATTCAGCTAGTCCATGGGAAAGCGGCCTTGAACGCTGATTTTTCTGAGCTGCCTAAAGGAAGCAGCATCAATATTGATGATTTTGAAAATGGCAGTGTGATTGTTAATGAATGGTTTTCTGGAAGGAAGACTGCAGTGCTGGATGATTTTGTTGTGGGAACTGTGGATCAATTTCTAATGCTTGCCCTCAAACAAAAACATTTGGCCTTGAGGCATTTAGGATTCAGTAAGAAGGTTGTGGTGATTGATGAAGTGCATGCCTATGATGCTTATATGAATCAGTATTTACTAGAGGCCCTGAGATGGATGGGTGCCTATGGCGTTCCTGTTATCATCCTTTCAGCTACCTTACCGGCTGAGAGAAGGGAAAAACTGTTAAAAAATTATATGTTGGGAATGGGGAAACGTTTTAATGAGAAAGAAAAGGAACAGCTATCCAAACAGTTAAATACAGAAGCTTATCCATTGATAACCTATAATAATGGTTTAGACATTTGTCAGGTAACAGAGTTTAAAAAGGGTGAAAATAAAAAAATACTTCTCTCCCGGCTAGAGGAAGAGGATCTATTAGACACCGTAAAAGAGCTGGTGTCTGATGGGGGTGTGGCAGGTATTATTGTCAATACAGTCAATCGAGCTCAAAAAATAGCAAAAGTATTTGCGGATAGTCTGGGTGAAGACATGGTTGAAATCCTTCATTCAGGATTTATAGCAACAGAAAGGGTTCGGAAGGAACAAGAACTTTTGCAGATGATTGGAAAAGATGCTGACAGGCCTTATCGTAAAATCATTATTGGAACGCAAGTAATTGAGCAGTCGTTGGATATTGACTTTGATGTCATGGTCAGCGATTTGGCTCCTATGGATCTCTTGATTCAGCGTATGGGGAGACTGCATCGTCATGATGATACAGAACGTCCACAGAAGCATATTTTTCCCAAATTTTATGTCTTAGGCACTAATGATGATTTGGAATTTGAGGAAGGCTCTTCCTTTGTCTATGGCGATTATTTATTGGCAAGAACCCAATATTATTTGCCGGATTCGATTAATCTGCCAGAAGATATCTCCATTTTAGTTCAAAAAGTTTATAATGAGAAATTAGAGATTGATTATCCAACGAAACTTTTGGATGAAAAATATCATAATGCGAAAAGTGAACATGAGACTAAAATCGGGAATAAAGAAATTAAAGCTAGAGACTATAGAATTGCAGATCCAGTTTTAAGTGAAACGAGAAGCCGCAAGGAAAATCTCATAGGCTGGCTAGAAAATAATCATCCTGATGACAGTGATGAAAGGGCTTATGCTCAGGTGCGCGATATTGAAGACACGGTTGAAGTCCTTGCATTGAAAAAGGTTGGCGATGGGTATGCTTTGTTTGGTGAAGGAGAAGACCTTTCTGAATCCATTACCGATTTTAATATCGCTAAAAAAGTTGCTCAAAACACTTTGAGACTGCCTATGGTCCTAACTAAATCCTATAATATTGATAACACGATTAAGGAGTTGGAAATGTACAATAGGATGAACTTAAATAATTGGCAAGATTCCTCCTGGCTTAAGGGAGCTTTGGGAATTATATTTGACGAAAATAATGAATTTCTCATCGGAGGAACTAAACTTGTATATGATGAGAAATATGGTGTAAGAATGGAGGAAATCGAAAATCATGAGCAGATTTAA
- the casB gene encoding type I-E CRISPR-associated protein Cse2/CasB, producing MSGESNVKMYSVTKRILIRLSKQQSTPAGKAMLARLRYSVGKPISEAKEAWPILFENVPENFLSQYEDPSYEEIAILTAIQLYALYQQGMSHNVFDDKAKKFQNIGYSLKSIRTGVDTAAVDRRFNTMITATTFEELVHHLRQLITLLKSKAPETKIDFARLATDLYWFLRDYQETVRLNWARQYYKHSSEEEAKNDN from the coding sequence ATGTCAGGAGAATCTAATGTAAAGATGTATTCTGTGACAAAGCGAATACTGATAAGGTTGAGCAAGCAACAGAGTACTCCAGCTGGCAAGGCTATGTTGGCAAGATTGAGATATTCTGTGGGAAAGCCAATTAGCGAAGCAAAAGAAGCTTGGCCAATTCTATTTGAGAATGTACCTGAAAATTTTTTAAGTCAGTATGAAGATCCTAGCTACGAAGAAATAGCTATTCTAACGGCCATACAGCTATATGCTTTATATCAGCAAGGAATGTCACACAATGTTTTTGATGATAAGGCTAAGAAGTTTCAAAATATTGGTTATTCATTGAAGAGTATTCGCACAGGAGTTGATACAGCTGCAGTGGATCGAAGGTTTAATACCATGATTACTGCTACAACGTTTGAAGAACTTGTTCATCATCTTAGGCAGTTGATTACTTTGTTAAAATCAAAGGCGCCTGAAACAAAAATAGACTTTGCTCGTCTTGCGACAGATTTGTATTGGTTCTTGAGAGATTATCAGGAAACAGTACGCCTGAACTGGGCACGGCAATACTACAAACATTCATCTGAGGAGGAAGCAAAAAATGACAACTAA
- the cas7e gene encoding type I-E CRISPR-associated protein Cas7/Cse4/CasC has product MTTNQEKLFLDIHVIQTLPPSNINRDDTGSPKTAQYGGVRRARVSSQAWKRAMREYLVDSLKLGNTSARTVKIVEYIAKQIQLIDQSIKIDAAKKLVKEMLERVVKKKKSGKDEKIFVIDDEYKLSALFFISKFQSIKLAELALNSEFVEICNKFDALSGKVKEDKEYKKSKEYKEIDAAYKIQVKKIKEILNELLSIDIAFFGRMLASDPSLNEDASSQVAHAISTHAIQTEFDFFTAIDDLAPEDNAGAGMLGTVEFNSSTLYRYANIAIHELVSQLDDEESAVNALKLFVEAFAKSLPTGKANAFANQTLPQALVVTVRNDRPVNLVSAFEEPVKTTNGYVKKSIEKLSKEFVKVEKMVKKPILTFYVSLEEVEELTKIGTEKNSITELVEDFSQELSDLIQNR; this is encoded by the coding sequence ATGACAACTAATCAAGAAAAACTATTTTTAGATATTCACGTTATCCAAACTCTACCACCATCAAATATTAACCGTGATGATACAGGTAGCCCCAAAACAGCTCAATACGGTGGGGTTAGACGAGCTCGCGTTAGCTCTCAAGCTTGGAAGAGAGCAATGCGGGAATATTTAGTGGACTCTCTTAAATTAGGAAATACAAGTGCAAGAACCGTGAAGATTGTAGAATACATCGCTAAACAAATTCAGCTCATTGATCAATCAATTAAAATTGATGCAGCCAAAAAACTTGTTAAAGAAATGTTAGAGCGGGTCGTGAAGAAGAAGAAAAGTGGAAAAGATGAGAAAATCTTTGTTATTGATGATGAATATAAATTGTCTGCGCTATTTTTTATCTCGAAATTTCAATCTATTAAATTAGCAGAATTAGCATTAAATTCAGAATTTGTTGAAATTTGTAATAAATTTGATGCTTTATCTGGTAAAGTAAAAGAGGATAAAGAGTATAAGAAGAGCAAAGAATATAAGGAAATTGATGCTGCATATAAGATTCAAGTGAAAAAAATAAAAGAAATTCTTAATGAGCTTCTTTCAATAGATATCGCTTTCTTTGGCAGAATGCTAGCTTCAGATCCATCATTAAATGAAGATGCCTCTTCACAAGTTGCTCATGCGATTTCAACACATGCTATACAGACTGAATTTGATTTCTTTACGGCCATTGATGATTTGGCTCCTGAGGATAATGCAGGAGCAGGTATGCTTGGAACTGTTGAGTTTAATTCATCCACGCTTTACCGTTATGCGAATATCGCAATTCATGAATTGGTGTCACAATTGGATGATGAGGAAAGTGCTGTCAATGCCTTAAAACTTTTTGTTGAAGCATTTGCAAAATCATTGCCAACTGGGAAAGCGAATGCGTTTGCTAACCAGACATTGCCGCAAGCTCTCGTGGTGACCGTGCGAAATGACCGCCCTGTTAATCTTGTCAGTGCCTTTGAGGAGCCTGTAAAAACAACTAACGGCTATGTGAAAAAGTCTATTGAGAAGCTTTCAAAAGAGTTTGTCAAAGTTGAAAAAATGGTGAAGAAACCAATCCTAACTTTCTATGTGAGCTTGGAAGAAGTAGAAGAACTGACTAAGATTGGTACTGAAAAGAATTCCATTACAGAATTGGTTGAAGATTTTTCACAAGAACTGTCTGATTTAATTCAAAATAGGTGA
- the cas5e gene encoding type I-E CRISPR-associated protein Cas5/CasD, with product MKTILLKFAGPLQSWGTSSHFETRHTDFYPSKSAVIGVIAASLGYRRNEDEKIKKLNELDFAVRLDQQGNLLRDWHIAKSDKRKGPYTTNRYYLEDAVFVVAISHQDHAFMQMIEDGLRSPYFQPFMGRRACPLPVDFIIQVTNDSALDSLRQLNWQAAAWYMKRRSSDDRISLEIYTDSYLTEKESYQLRQDKVLSFSQKGRKFGFRYEARLSVDVLNPFQKNRTEHDIFNSIGD from the coding sequence ATGAAAACGATTTTGTTGAAATTTGCTGGTCCCCTGCAATCATGGGGGACCAGCTCCCACTTTGAAACGAGACATACAGACTTTTATCCATCCAAAAGTGCAGTGATTGGGGTGATTGCGGCCAGTCTTGGATATAGAAGGAACGAGGACGAAAAAATCAAGAAACTAAATGAATTGGATTTTGCTGTCCGGCTTGATCAACAGGGAAATTTATTAAGAGATTGGCATATCGCAAAAAGCGATAAAAGAAAAGGTCCATACACAACCAATCGTTACTATTTGGAGGATGCTGTTTTTGTTGTGGCAATTTCACATCAAGATCATGCCTTTATGCAAATGATTGAAGATGGTCTGCGGTCTCCGTATTTTCAGCCTTTTATGGGGAGGAGGGCTTGTCCTCTGCCTGTAGATTTTATCATTCAAGTAACAAATGACTCTGCTCTTGATAGTTTGAGACAACTAAATTGGCAGGCTGCTGCTTGGTATATGAAAAGGCGATCATCAGATGATCGGATTTCGTTAGAAATTTATACGGATAGTTATTTAACTGAAAAAGAATCTTACCAATTAAGGCAGGATAAAGTTCTCTCATTTTCACAAAAGGGACGAAAATTTGGTTTTAGATATGAAGCGCGGCTTTCGGTAGATGTTCTAAATCCATTTCAAAAAAACCGCACCGAGCATGACATTTTCAATAGTATAGGAGACTGA
- the cas6e gene encoding type I-E CRISPR-associated protein Cas6/Cse3/CasE — protein MYISRVEIDRNNRRKIKDLTHVGAFHGWVEQSFSEEVEQNIRTRKLWRVDTLGGKNYLIIISSEKPDLPLLEKYGVKGSAQTKSYDGFLNSLKQGSLMKFRVTLNPVISMPNKGAKRGFLKPLVSIQEQMKYLMDRSEKNGFLLKEDDFFVVEKGYEILRKSGMKPIRLVKAVYEGTLTISDAARFREVLTEGIGKKKAYGFGLLTVIPRGIENEREKRS, from the coding sequence ATGTACATTTCGAGAGTGGAAATTGATAGAAATAATAGGAGAAAAATCAAAGATCTGACACATGTGGGAGCATTTCATGGCTGGGTAGAGCAGAGTTTTTCAGAAGAAGTTGAGCAAAATATTCGCACCAGAAAACTTTGGCGCGTGGATACTTTGGGAGGGAAAAACTATCTGATTATTATCAGTTCAGAAAAACCTGACTTACCCTTGCTTGAGAAATATGGAGTGAAGGGGAGTGCTCAGACAAAATCTTACGACGGCTTTTTGAATTCTTTAAAACAGGGAAGTCTAATGAAATTTCGAGTTACTTTGAATCCAGTCATTTCAATGCCTAATAAGGGAGCGAAGCGAGGCTTTCTAAAACCTCTTGTTTCTATTCAGGAACAGATGAAATATTTAATGGACAGGTCTGAAAAAAATGGCTTCTTGTTAAAAGAAGATGACTTTTTTGTAGTTGAAAAGGGATATGAAATATTGAGAAAATCTGGTATGAAGCCAATTCGATTGGTTAAAGCGGTCTACGAAGGTACTTTAACCATAAGCGATGCTGCTAGATTTCGAGAAGTATTAACAGAGGGAATCGGGAAAAAGAAAGCTTATGGTTTCGGATTGCTGACTGTTATACCTAGGGGGATTGAAAATGAAAGAGAAAAGCGGAGCTAA
- the cas1e gene encoding type I-E CRISPR-associated endonuclease Cas1e, with amino-acid sequence MKEKSGAKKTSLRELPKISDRVSFIYVEHVKINRGDSAVTVTDSHGTVRIPAAMLGVLLLGPGTDISHRAVELIGDTGTSIVWVGERGVRQYAHGRALAHSTKFLEKQARLVSNSRSRLKVARKMYQMRFPNEVVSSLTMQQLRGREGARIRKVYRLQSKKYKVPWTKREYSPDNFEDGTAVNQSLSAANVALYGLVHSIVVALGASPGLGFVHTGHDLSFVYDVADLYKAEFTIPLAFEVAANHEIGDDIGRITRLKIRDSFVDGKLMARIVKDIQYLLDVEAEDELLIDILALWDDKEKLVKHGVSYKENS; translated from the coding sequence ATGAAAGAGAAAAGCGGAGCTAAGAAAACCTCTTTAAGGGAACTTCCTAAAATAAGTGACAGAGTCAGCTTTATTTATGTTGAACATGTCAAAATTAACAGGGGTGACAGTGCTGTTACTGTTACGGATAGTCATGGTACAGTCAGAATACCAGCGGCAATGCTTGGGGTGCTTTTACTGGGACCAGGTACAGATATTAGCCACCGTGCAGTAGAGCTAATTGGTGATACTGGGACTAGTATAGTCTGGGTAGGAGAGAGAGGTGTCCGTCAATATGCTCACGGCCGAGCCTTGGCGCATTCGACTAAATTTTTAGAGAAGCAGGCGCGGCTAGTTTCTAATTCACGTTCACGGTTAAAGGTGGCCCGCAAGATGTATCAAATGAGATTTCCTAATGAGGTTGTATCATCCCTGACAATGCAGCAGCTGCGAGGCCGAGAAGGAGCTAGAATTAGAAAAGTATACCGACTACAATCGAAAAAGTATAAAGTTCCTTGGACAAAGCGCGAATATAGTCCTGATAATTTTGAAGATGGGACAGCTGTCAATCAGTCTTTATCCGCTGCCAATGTTGCCTTATATGGTCTAGTACACAGTATAGTAGTAGCATTAGGTGCCTCTCCAGGCCTTGGTTTTGTTCATACAGGTCATGATTTGTCCTTTGTTTATGATGTTGCAGATTTATATAAAGCGGAGTTTACCATTCCCCTTGCTTTTGAAGTAGCTGCCAATCATGAAATAGGGGATGATATTGGCAGGATTACACGATTGAAAATCAGAGATTCTTTTGTGGATGGGAAACTAATGGCTAGAATCGTTAAGGATATACAATATTTACTGGATGTAGAAGCCGAAGATGAACTGCTGATAGATATACTTGCTCTCTGGGATGATAAAGAAAAACTCGTAAAACATGGTGTAAGCTATAAGGAGAACTCCTAA
- the rexB gene encoding ATP-dependent nuclease subunit B, translating to MKLLYTDIPYNMTEILAEEAQMAAKAGKRVFYIAPNSLSFEKERAVLETLPERASFAITITRFAQMARYFVLNDIYQGETIDDNGLAMVFYRALSSFSDQDLRVFGRLKQDAHFINQLVDLYKELKASNLTVLELNQLNSAEKQEDLLKIFTEVETILSAGHFDNQSKIAFFAQQIKSGHLDMALQDLTIVIDGFTRFSAEEENLIGLLHEKGVDIIIGTYISQKAYRSTFSNGNVYQASLDFIRGLAGKFQAKPEYVTSRQEALPAFTKLSQLFESRHDFSDSQLVLTDEDKEHVTIWDVINQKEEVEHVAKSIRRKLYEGHRYKDILVLLGDVDAYKLQIGKIFDKYEIPYYFGKAESMSSHPLVHFVDSLERVKRYNFRAEDVMNLLKSGLYGKIRQNQLDKLEQYVIYADIKGQAKFFKDFTLDNHGQFDLKALNKLRTEVMSPLQELVKIQAQKGDSILQKLTNFLEAISLAHNFSKLIQGVSDIEQEKHEQVWKTFTAILEQFHAIFGQEKMKLADFLSLLRSGMLAADYRTVPASVDVVTVKSYDLVEPHSNKFVFALGMTQSHFPKIAQNKSLISDEERARINEATPDNRRFDIVTKENLKKNHFTALSLFNAATQELVLTLPQILNEAEDNTSSYLLELQEMGVPVVEKGRNRLAADPEDIGNYKALLSRVVELNRSAIDRELSKEEQTFWSVAVRYLRQKLTKEGLTIPEVNDKMQTKQVAAEVMAARFPTDQPLNLSSSALTTFYNNQYLYFLRYVLGLQELETIHPDARNHGTYLHRVFELVMQDQSADDFDSKLNRAIDTTNHENSFRLVYNEDEESRYALGILEDIARSTAAILKGDNPVQAESEEEAFELMLDQAVKIRGVIDRIDRLSDGSLGIVDYKSSKNTFDLQTFYNGLSPQLVTYIEALRSRKDLNKTDKIFGAMYLHMQEPKTDLANMKSIEKIPETVHKDLSYRGLFLEDEKAHLANGKYHLHDAVYSQGEIDLLLNHNKRLYRSAAKQIRKGHFLINPYSQDGKSVQGEQLKAITHFEADRHMSYARKLYQLPRKEKRQGFLTLMQSRKEEEGNDL from the coding sequence ATGAAACTTTTATATACCGACATTCCATACAACATGACAGAGATTTTGGCCGAGGAAGCACAAATGGCTGCTAAGGCTGGCAAGCGGGTCTTTTATATTGCTCCCAATTCCTTGTCTTTTGAGAAGGAGCGAGCTGTTTTGGAGACCCTGCCTGAGCGTGCTTCCTTTGCTATTACCATTACGCGTTTTGCGCAAATGGCACGCTATTTTGTTTTAAATGATATTTACCAGGGCGAAACCATTGATGATAATGGACTTGCCATGGTTTTTTATCGTGCTTTATCCAGCTTTTCAGACCAAGATTTGCGTGTTTTTGGGCGTCTTAAGCAAGATGCTCATTTTATCAATCAATTAGTAGATTTGTATAAAGAACTCAAGGCTTCTAATCTGACTGTCTTAGAATTAAATCAGCTAAATTCGGCTGAAAAGCAGGAAGATTTGCTTAAGATTTTTACTGAGGTCGAAACCATTTTAAGTGCTGGCCATTTTGATAATCAAAGTAAGATTGCCTTCTTTGCACAACAGATCAAATCCGGTCATCTAGATATGGCTTTACAGGATTTGACAATTGTTATTGATGGCTTCACCCGTTTTTCTGCTGAAGAAGAAAATCTGATAGGACTGTTACATGAAAAAGGTGTTGACATTATCATTGGGACTTATATTAGTCAAAAAGCTTATCGTTCAACTTTTTCAAATGGGAATGTCTATCAGGCTAGCCTTGATTTCATTCGTGGTTTGGCTGGTAAATTTCAAGCCAAACCTGAATATGTCACATCAAGGCAAGAAGCTTTGCCTGCCTTTACCAAACTTTCTCAGCTATTTGAAAGTCGTCATGATTTTTCGGACAGTCAGCTGGTCTTGACGGATGAGGACAAGGAACATGTAACTATTTGGGATGTCATTAATCAAAAAGAAGAAGTAGAGCATGTTGCCAAGAGTATTCGCCGGAAACTCTATGAGGGGCATCGTTATAAGGATATTTTAGTTCTTCTTGGAGATGTGGATGCCTACAAACTGCAGATTGGCAAGATTTTTGATAAGTATGAAATTCCCTATTATTTTGGTAAGGCGGAGTCCATGAGTTCGCATCCGCTGGTTCATTTTGTGGATTCCTTGGAGCGGGTTAAACGTTATAATTTTCGTGCTGAGGATGTCATGAATCTGCTCAAATCAGGCCTATATGGCAAAATTAGGCAAAATCAGTTAGATAAATTGGAGCAGTATGTCATTTATGCTGATATTAAGGGGCAGGCGAAATTTTTCAAGGACTTTACTCTAGATAATCATGGGCAATTTGATCTAAAAGCCTTAAATAAACTGCGAACAGAAGTCATGTCACCTTTACAAGAACTGGTTAAAATACAGGCTCAAAAGGGAGACAGTATCCTACAAAAATTGACCAACTTTTTAGAAGCTATTTCTTTAGCGCATAATTTTTCAAAATTAATCCAAGGTGTCAGTGACATTGAGCAGGAAAAGCACGAGCAGGTTTGGAAAACGTTTACAGCTATTTTAGAGCAATTTCATGCGATTTTTGGACAGGAAAAAATGAAGTTGGCTGATTTTCTGTCACTCTTACGCAGCGGCATGCTGGCGGCTGATTATCGAACGGTTCCTGCCAGTGTTGATGTTGTGACGGTTAAGTCTTATGATTTGGTGGAGCCTCATAGCAATAAATTTGTTTTTGCCTTAGGAATGACCCAGTCTCATTTTCCTAAAATTGCCCAAAATAAGAGTCTTATTTCGGATGAGGAACGTGCAAGAATCAATGAAGCAACCCCGGATAATCGTCGTTTTGATATTGTCACTAAAGAAAATCTCAAGAAAAATCACTTCACCGCCCTGTCACTCTTCAATGCGGCCACTCAGGAATTAGTCTTAACCCTGCCGCAGATTTTAAACGAGGCAGAGGATAATACCTCCTCCTATTTGCTTGAATTGCAAGAGATGGGAGTGCCAGTTGTCGAAAAGGGCCGCAATCGTTTGGCTGCAGATCCAGAAGATATTGGCAATTACAAGGCGCTTTTGTCGCGCGTGGTCGAGCTGAATCGCTCTGCTATTGATCGAGAATTATCTAAAGAAGAGCAGACCTTTTGGTCAGTTGCGGTTCGCTATTTACGCCAAAAATTGACAAAAGAAGGGCTTACGATTCCTGAAGTGAATGACAAGATGCAGACCAAGCAGGTTGCTGCAGAGGTTATGGCAGCACGTTTTCCAACAGATCAACCTTTAAATCTATCATCATCTGCTCTGACAACTTTTTACAATAATCAGTATCTCTATTTCCTGCGATATGTTCTGGGTTTGCAAGAACTTGAAACAATTCATCCTGACGCTAGAAATCATGGGACTTATTTACACCGTGTGTTTGAATTGGTCATGCAAGATCAGTCTGCTGATGATTTTGACAGTAAATTAAATCGTGCCATTGATACAACCAACCATGAGAATAGCTTTCGCTTGGTTTATAATGAAGATGAGGAAAGCCGCTATGCTTTGGGTATTTTAGAAGATATTGCTCGTAGCACAGCTGCTATTTTAAAAGGGGATAATCCTGTTCAGGCAGAAAGTGAAGAAGAAGCTTTTGAGTTAATGCTGGATCAGGCTGTTAAAATCAGAGGGGTTATTGATCGCATTGATCGCTTGTCAGATGGCAGTTTAGGAATTGTTGATTATAAATCAAGTAAAAATACCTTTGATCTGCAAACATTTTACAATGGACTCAGTCCGCAGCTAGTGACTTATATAGAAGCCCTTCGATCTCGTAAAGATTTGAATAAGACAGATAAGATTTTTGGAGCCATGTATCTGCATATGCAGGAACCTAAAACTGATTTAGCCAATATGAAATCCATCGAAAAAATTCCGGAAACGGTTCATAAGGATTTAAGTTATAGGGGACTCTTTTTAGAAGATGAAAAAGCACATCTGGCTAATGGGAAATACCATTTGCATGATGCCGTCTATAGTCAGGGAGAAATTGATCTGCTACTTAATCATAATAAAAGACTCTATCGCAGTGCCGCAAAGCAAATCAGAAAAGGGCACTTTCTCATCAATCCTTACAGTCAAGATGGTAAATCCGTTCAGGGAGAGCAGCTGAAGGCTATTACACATTTTGAAGCAGATCGCCACATGTCTTATGCTCGTAAACTTTATCAGTTGCCACGCAAGGAAAAACGTCAGGGCTTCTTAACATTAATGCAGTCGCGGAAAGAGGAGGAAGGCAATGACCTTTAA